A DNA window from Kitasatospora atroaurantiaca contains the following coding sequences:
- a CDS encoding molybdopterin-dependent oxidoreductase, whose product MLGLGVAGAAAGPYLQRAVESVTSKDPTGLSDLLPGGGGFRYYSVVGSVPTRTAADYTLTVDGLVDRPATYRLADLQAMPQRRIVHDVQCVTGWRVPGTPFEGVRLADLLDQVGVRPGATAVRFSCFDGTYTESLTLDQARRDDVLVCLRMQDRPVSHEHGGPVRLYVAPMYFYKSAKWLSGITLTPTVQPGYWEHYGYDVDAWVGRSNGRDDAPTG is encoded by the coding sequence ATGCTCGGGCTCGGGGTCGCCGGCGCGGCGGCCGGGCCCTATCTGCAGCGGGCCGTCGAGAGCGTGACCAGCAAGGACCCGACGGGGCTGAGCGACCTGCTGCCCGGTGGCGGCGGCTTCCGCTACTACTCCGTGGTCGGCTCGGTGCCGACCCGGACGGCCGCCGACTACACGCTCACCGTCGACGGCCTGGTGGACCGCCCGGCCACCTACCGGCTGGCCGATCTGCAGGCGATGCCGCAGCGCCGGATCGTGCACGACGTGCAGTGCGTCACCGGCTGGCGGGTGCCCGGCACGCCCTTCGAGGGCGTCCGGCTGGCCGACCTGCTCGACCAGGTGGGCGTCCGGCCGGGGGCCACCGCCGTCCGGTTCAGCTGCTTCGACGGGACGTACACCGAGAGCCTGACCCTCGATCAGGCCCGCCGGGACGACGTGCTGGTCTGCCTGCGAATGCAGGACAGGCCGGTGAGCCACGAGCACGGCGGCCCGGTGCGGCTCTACGTCGCGCCGATGTACTTCTACAAGTCCGCGAAGTGGCTCTCGGGCATCACCCTCACCCCCACCGTCCAACCCGGCTACTGGGAGCACTACGGCTATGACGTCGACGCCTGGGTCGGCCGCTCCAACGGGCGCGACGATGCCCCGACCGGCTGA
- a CDS encoding TetR/AcrR family transcriptional regulator: MASRTPPVADRSEDERPAAERTPRRRLSVDERREQLIAVALELFSKHPPEEVSIDDIAAAAGASRPLVYHYFPGKQALYEESLRRAGQELAGRFEEPAEGPLSERLYRVMGRYLDFVNSHGPGFAALLRGGSVAASPGTNAVIDEVRRAAHDQILSHLAIAEPSAGLRRTVRAWIANAEITSLEWLGERAVPSEELQLQLVQEFVAALTLTAAREPALAAELAGFFAAEQPDGPTGRLVRELTGLLTVPGLADTLGRLATA; this comes from the coding sequence ATGGCTTCCCGTACACCGCCGGTGGCGGATCGGTCCGAGGACGAGCGGCCCGCTGCAGAGCGGACGCCGCGGCGCAGGCTGAGTGTCGACGAGCGGCGGGAGCAGCTGATCGCGGTCGCACTGGAGCTGTTCAGCAAGCATCCGCCGGAGGAGGTGTCGATCGACGACATCGCAGCGGCGGCCGGGGCCTCCCGGCCCCTGGTGTACCACTACTTCCCGGGAAAGCAGGCGCTCTACGAGGAGTCGCTGCGGCGCGCCGGGCAGGAGCTGGCGGGGCGCTTCGAGGAGCCGGCCGAGGGGCCGCTGTCGGAGCGGCTGTACCGGGTGATGGGGCGGTACCTGGACTTCGTCAACAGCCATGGGCCGGGCTTCGCCGCCCTGCTGCGCGGCGGATCGGTGGCGGCCAGCCCGGGGACGAATGCGGTGATCGACGAGGTGCGGCGGGCCGCGCACGACCAGATCCTGTCGCACCTGGCGATCGCGGAGCCGAGCGCGGGCCTGCGGCGCACCGTCCGGGCCTGGATCGCCAACGCCGAGATCACCTCGCTGGAGTGGCTCGGCGAGCGGGCCGTGCCGAGTGAGGAGCTCCAGCTGCAGCTGGTCCAGGAGTTCGTGGCGGCCCTGACGCTGACCGCCGCCCGCGAGCCGGCGCTGGCGGCCGAGCTGGCGGGCTTCTTCGCGGCGGAGCAGCCCGACGGTCCCACCGGCCGCCTGGTCCGCGAGCTGACCGGCCTCCTCACGGTCCCCGGCCTGGCGGACACCCTGGGGCGCCTGGCCACGGCGTAG
- a CDS encoding TetR/AcrR family transcriptional regulator C-terminal domain-containing protein, which translates to MSQKSHGEKLDPPASARGAVNSGMHGAAVAAAVVMAAAALTAAAMSLYRHVPGKEDLLTLMMDEALRYEPLPALPPGWRAGLESVARLQWDAYRKHPWLAEVMSFTRPVATPHAARHTERAMSAVDGLGLPLPEVVRIAVVLAAFVRGLAVNFEAEAEAELESGLTADQWMEAHGDTALSAVTQTDEFPMFQRLAGLPEIDLSLDTLFEFGLQRLLDGVGEFIAERTAAGGQ; encoded by the coding sequence GTGAGTCAGAAATCCCACGGCGAGAAGCTGGACCCCCCGGCTTCAGCCCGGGGAGCAGTCAACAGCGGGATGCACGGAGCGGCCGTGGCCGCCGCCGTGGTGATGGCGGCCGCCGCCCTCACCGCCGCGGCGATGTCGCTCTACCGGCATGTGCCCGGCAAGGAGGACCTGTTGACGCTGATGATGGACGAGGCCCTACGGTACGAACCGCTGCCCGCGCTGCCTCCGGGCTGGCGGGCCGGGCTGGAGAGCGTGGCCCGTCTGCAGTGGGACGCCTACCGGAAACACCCCTGGCTGGCCGAGGTGATGTCCTTCACCCGACCGGTGGCGACCCCGCACGCGGCACGCCACACCGAGCGGGCGATGAGCGCGGTGGACGGGCTGGGGCTGCCGCTGCCCGAGGTCGTGCGGATCGCCGTCGTGCTGGCGGCCTTCGTCCGGGGGCTGGCGGTGAACTTCGAGGCCGAGGCCGAGGCGGAACTGGAGAGCGGGCTGACGGCGGATCAGTGGATGGAGGCCCACGGGGACACGGCGCTCAGCGCGGTCACCCAGACCGACGAGTTCCCGATGTTCCAGCGCCTGGCCGGCCTGCCCGAGATCGATCTCAGCCTGGACACCCTCTTCGAGTTCGGCCTGCAGCGCCTGCTCGACGGCGTCGGCGAGTTCATCGCCGAACGCACGGCGGCCGGGGGGCAGTAG
- a CDS encoding RNA-guided endonuclease InsQ/TnpB family protein: MTTLQIAEDAGRARYTYRLRMSSTALAALEGEWGRCRWVWNECVAKSRQTHIWNRNRPDGADKRTCGPAQLDKMLTEARAAMGWLREGSSVPQQQIIRDFARSRAKAQKDIKAKLPVRQRAGMPKPKKKREALPSLNFTRRGFRIKDGRLHLAGGVVLVVVWSRDLPADPSSVRVYQDSVGHWYASFVVPATTEPLPATGRVIGIDWGVKETATTTSDLHDLPHAEHGRKAQAKLTRYDRMMARRKPAEGRPGSKGYKHAKRRRAKLHKKVANQRRDTGRKWAKAVVRDHDAIAVEDFKPKFLAKSTMAKKAADAAIGATRTALIEMGRKHHRTVHLVHPAHTTMDCAHCGARAKHALPPGMRTYTCTACGVSSPRDKNSAHVMLIRAGLCPAGVDRGRPAAA; the protein is encoded by the coding sequence ATGACGACACTGCAGATAGCGGAGGATGCCGGGCGCGCCCGGTACACCTACCGGCTGCGCATGTCGTCCACCGCGCTTGCCGCGCTTGAGGGCGAGTGGGGACGCTGCCGGTGGGTCTGGAACGAATGCGTGGCCAAGTCCCGGCAGACCCACATCTGGAACCGCAACCGGCCCGACGGCGCGGACAAGCGGACATGCGGTCCGGCGCAGCTCGACAAGATGCTGACCGAGGCCCGAGCCGCGATGGGGTGGCTGCGCGAGGGCAGCTCGGTGCCGCAGCAGCAGATCATCCGGGACTTCGCCAGGTCCCGCGCGAAGGCGCAGAAGGACATCAAGGCGAAGCTGCCGGTTCGGCAGCGGGCCGGGATGCCGAAGCCGAAGAAGAAGCGCGAGGCGCTTCCGAGCCTGAACTTCACCCGGCGGGGTTTTCGGATCAAGGACGGCCGTCTTCATCTGGCGGGCGGCGTCGTGCTGGTGGTGGTGTGGTCGCGGGACCTTCCCGCCGACCCGTCCAGCGTGCGCGTCTACCAGGACAGCGTCGGACACTGGTACGCCAGCTTCGTTGTTCCCGCCACCACCGAGCCGCTGCCCGCCACGGGCCGTGTGATCGGCATCGACTGGGGGGTGAAGGAGACCGCGACCACCACCAGCGACCTGCACGACCTCCCCCACGCCGAACACGGCAGGAAGGCACAGGCGAAGCTGACCCGGTACGACCGGATGATGGCCCGGCGCAAACCCGCCGAGGGCCGGCCCGGATCGAAGGGATACAAGCACGCCAAGCGCCGGCGCGCGAAGCTGCACAAGAAGGTCGCCAACCAGCGCCGGGACACCGGACGCAAGTGGGCCAAAGCCGTCGTCCGCGACCACGACGCAATCGCCGTCGAGGACTTCAAGCCGAAGTTCCTCGCCAAGTCCACCATGGCCAAGAAGGCTGCTGACGCCGCCATCGGCGCAACCAGGACGGCCCTGATCGAGATGGGCCGCAAGCACCACCGGACCGTGCACCTGGTCCACCCCGCGCACACCACGATGGACTGCGCGCACTGCGGAGCGAGAGCCAAGCACGCACTGCCGCCGGGAATGCGCACCTACACCTGCACCGCGTGCGGAGTCTCCTCCCCAAGGGACAAGAACTCCGCACACGTGATGCTTATCAGGGCTGGTCTGTGCCCTGCTGGCGTTGATCGTGGAAGACCCGCCGCAGCGTAG
- a CDS encoding glycosyl hydrolase family 18 protein — protein sequence MRRRRISLPLLAAGALIAPLIAVALPAGTAHAAGATATFAKDQDWGTGYGGSYTINNGTTSTINGWTLEFDLPANNSVASLWNATYTTAASHVTVKNPSWQTTIAPGASYNFGFNIAYSGAYTPLLNCKLNGRPCDGSGGGSDTTAPSVPGGLRVTGTTQTSASLSWTASTDNVGVAGYDVYRGTTKVATVTGTSATVSGLTAGTTYSFTVQAFDAAGNRSAAAGPVSATTQPTTPDTQAPTVPGTPTVTGTSSSSISLSWAASTDNVGVTAYDVYNGSALATTVTGTSATVSGLAADTSYSFTVKARDAAGNTSAASAAVAGRTQTGGGTSAGLKIGYFTQWSIYARGYSVKQLDTSGSAGRLTTLNYAFANIDPTSKKCFITNKAAGNDSDPNAGDGAGDAWADFGKGWDAGTSVAGTTDTWDQPLAGNFNQLKQLKAKYPNLKIQISLGGWSYSKWFSDAAATDASRKALVSSCIDLYLKGNLPVIDGRGGTGAAAGIFDGIDLDWEWPNSEGHLGNIYKPADKANYTLLAQEFRRQLDALGATNGKHYTLSAFLPADPAKISAGIDIPGLFGQFDFATVQGYDYHGAWETMANQQSAIKLPANDPSTFKFSSEIAINAYLTGGAPKSKLTLGIPFYGRGWTGVPAGSTHGLFQNGTGPAPGTYEAGYEDYHKLKDLATTGGYTIYRDTTAGFAYIYNGSVFYTYDDPTEIARKTAWIKSQGLAGAMVWSFDGDTASGELMAAVDNGLK from the coding sequence ATGCGCAGACGTCGGATCAGCCTCCCGCTGCTCGCCGCCGGGGCACTCATCGCCCCGCTGATCGCGGTGGCCCTGCCGGCCGGCACGGCCCATGCCGCCGGCGCCACCGCCACCTTCGCCAAGGACCAGGACTGGGGCACCGGGTACGGCGGCAGCTACACCATCAACAACGGCACCACCAGCACCATCAACGGCTGGACCCTGGAGTTCGACCTCCCGGCGAACAACAGCGTCGCCTCGCTCTGGAACGCCACGTACACCACCGCCGCCTCGCACGTGACGGTCAAGAACCCGAGCTGGCAGACCACCATCGCGCCGGGCGCCTCGTACAACTTCGGTTTCAACATCGCCTACTCGGGCGCCTACACCCCGCTGCTCAACTGCAAGTTGAACGGCCGGCCCTGCGACGGATCCGGCGGCGGCAGCGACACCACCGCGCCGAGTGTGCCCGGCGGTCTCAGGGTCACCGGCACCACCCAGACCTCGGCGAGCCTGTCCTGGACGGCCAGCACCGACAACGTCGGGGTGGCCGGCTACGACGTCTACCGGGGCACCACCAAGGTGGCCACCGTGACCGGCACCAGCGCCACGGTCAGCGGGCTCACCGCGGGGACCACGTACAGCTTCACCGTCCAGGCCTTCGACGCGGCCGGGAACCGCTCGGCCGCCGCCGGTCCGGTCTCCGCGACCACCCAGCCGACCACTCCGGACACCCAGGCGCCGACCGTACCCGGCACGCCCACGGTGACCGGCACGAGCTCCAGCAGCATCTCGCTGAGCTGGGCGGCCAGCACCGACAACGTGGGCGTCACGGCCTACGACGTGTACAACGGCTCCGCGCTCGCCACCACCGTCACCGGCACCTCGGCGACGGTCTCAGGGCTGGCCGCCGACACCTCGTACAGCTTCACCGTCAAGGCCCGGGACGCGGCCGGGAACACCTCCGCCGCCTCCGCCGCGGTGGCCGGCCGTACGCAGACCGGGGGCGGCACCTCGGCCGGTCTGAAGATCGGCTACTTCACCCAGTGGAGCATCTACGCCCGCGGGTACAGCGTGAAGCAGCTCGACACCTCCGGCTCGGCCGGGCGGCTGACCACGCTCAACTACGCCTTCGCCAACATCGACCCGACCAGCAAGAAGTGCTTCATCACCAACAAGGCGGCCGGCAACGACTCCGACCCGAACGCGGGTGACGGCGCCGGTGACGCCTGGGCCGACTTCGGCAAGGGCTGGGACGCCGGGACCTCGGTGGCCGGTACCACCGACACCTGGGACCAGCCGCTGGCGGGCAACTTCAACCAGCTCAAGCAGCTCAAGGCCAAGTACCCCAACCTCAAGATCCAGATCTCGCTGGGCGGTTGGTCCTACAGCAAGTGGTTCTCCGACGCCGCCGCCACCGACGCCTCCCGTAAGGCGCTGGTCAGCTCCTGCATCGACCTCTACCTCAAGGGCAACCTGCCGGTGATCGACGGTCGCGGCGGTACGGGCGCGGCGGCCGGCATCTTCGACGGCATCGACCTCGACTGGGAGTGGCCGAACTCCGAGGGCCACCTCGGCAACATCTACAAGCCCGCCGACAAGGCCAACTACACCCTGCTGGCCCAGGAGTTCCGCCGCCAGCTGGACGCGCTGGGCGCCACCAACGGCAAGCACTACACCCTGAGCGCCTTCCTTCCCGCCGACCCGGCCAAGATCTCCGCGGGCATCGACATCCCGGGCCTGTTCGGCCAGTTCGACTTCGCCACCGTCCAGGGCTACGACTACCACGGCGCCTGGGAGACGATGGCCAACCAGCAGTCGGCCATCAAGCTCCCGGCGAACGACCCGAGCACCTTCAAGTTCAGCTCCGAGATCGCCATCAACGCCTATCTGACGGGCGGCGCCCCGAAGAGCAAGCTGACGCTCGGCATCCCGTTCTACGGGCGCGGCTGGACGGGTGTCCCGGCGGGCAGCACGCATGGCCTGTTCCAGAACGGCACCGGCCCCGCGCCCGGCACCTACGAGGCCGGGTACGAGGACTACCACAAGCTCAAGGACCTTGCCACGACCGGTGGTTACACCATCTATCGGGACACCACGGCCGGCTTCGCGTACATCTACAACGGCTCGGTCTTCTACACCTACGACGACCCGACCGAGATCGCCCGCAAGACGGCCTGGATCAAGTCCCAGGGGCTGGCCGGGGCGATGGTCTGGTCCTTCGACGGTGACACGGCGAGCGGCGAGCTGATGGCCGCGGTGGACAACGGGCTGAAGTAA
- a CDS encoding spermidine synthase, whose amino-acid sequence MPVLPDRDGLDAPVTLDRREGPYGEVVLRQRGGHFEIIANGCFLMDTADGRSERLLMQAALDELTVDRPSVLIGGLGVGFSLAYAAAEPRWGRIAVAEREGAIIDWHRTGPLAAFSQHALDDPRVAVLHTDLVAYLAGDGETYDALCLDIDNGPDWTVTDSNAGLYGTDGLAAARRRLAPGGVLAVWSAQPSAAFEKALRTAGFRDVHTLEIPVRRGVPDVVHLARRA is encoded by the coding sequence ATGCCTGTACTCCCCGACCGGGACGGACTGGACGCCCCCGTCACGCTCGACCGGCGCGAGGGGCCGTACGGCGAGGTGGTGTTGAGGCAGCGCGGCGGGCATTTCGAGATCATCGCCAACGGCTGCTTCCTGATGGACACCGCCGACGGCCGCTCCGAGCGGCTGCTGATGCAGGCGGCCCTGGACGAACTCACGGTGGACCGCCCGTCCGTGCTGATCGGCGGCCTGGGGGTGGGCTTCTCGCTCGCGTACGCCGCCGCCGAGCCGCGCTGGGGCCGGATCGCGGTGGCCGAGCGCGAGGGCGCGATCATCGACTGGCACCGGACGGGACCGCTGGCCGCCTTCTCGCAGCATGCTCTGGACGACCCCCGGGTGGCGGTGCTGCACACCGATCTGGTCGCGTACCTGGCCGGCGACGGCGAGACGTACGACGCGCTCTGCCTCGACATCGACAACGGCCCGGACTGGACGGTCACCGACTCCAACGCCGGCCTCTACGGGACGGACGGGCTCGCCGCCGCCCGGCGACGGCTCGCACCCGGCGGGGTGCTGGCGGTGTGGAGCGCCCAGCCGTCCGCCGCCTTCGAGAAGGCGCTGCGGACGGCCGGCTTCCGGGACGTGCACACGCTGGAGATCCCGGTGCGGCGCGGCGTGCCGGATGTGGTGCACCTGGCACGCCGCGCCTGA
- a CDS encoding YeiH family protein → MTLRTVARPVAPAAVRRNGPGLALAALGVAAAWTVHAVLPAVPRLTAAVVLGVAVAHLPGLRPLVRGAARPGLSLAGKRLMRAGIVLLGLKLSLSDVLGLGWATVAMVLAVVAATFFGTCWLGRRLGLRGDQPLLVATGYSICGASAIGAVSQAAGSDEEDVATSVALVTLCGTLAIAVLPLLQHPLGLGGAEFGRWVGASVHDVGQVVATAQSGGADALREAVLVKLMRVMLLAPLVAGVALAVARRKGPSGGKAGRPPLVPLFVLGFLAMIALRTCATVPDGLLTLAQTGQELLLAAALFGLGSAVHLPSLARTGGRVAALGLASWVVVAGVSYAGVLLTT, encoded by the coding sequence CTGACCCTCCGGACCGTGGCCCGCCCGGTCGCCCCCGCCGCCGTCCGACGGAACGGCCCCGGGCTGGCCCTGGCCGCCCTGGGCGTCGCAGCCGCCTGGACCGTCCACGCGGTGCTGCCGGCCGTCCCCCGGCTCACCGCCGCCGTGGTGCTCGGGGTGGCGGTCGCGCACCTGCCGGGGCTGCGCCCGCTGGTCCGCGGCGCGGCCCGCCCGGGGCTCTCGCTGGCCGGCAAGCGGCTGATGCGGGCCGGCATCGTGCTGCTCGGCCTCAAACTCAGCCTGAGCGACGTGCTCGGGCTCGGCTGGGCCACGGTGGCGATGGTGCTCGCCGTCGTCGCGGCGACCTTTTTCGGCACCTGCTGGCTGGGTCGGCGCCTCGGCCTGCGCGGTGACCAGCCGCTGCTGGTGGCCACCGGCTACTCGATCTGCGGCGCCTCGGCGATCGGCGCGGTCAGCCAGGCCGCCGGCAGCGACGAGGAGGACGTCGCGACCTCGGTCGCCCTGGTGACGCTCTGCGGCACCCTCGCGATCGCCGTACTTCCGCTGCTGCAGCACCCGTTGGGGCTCGGGGGTGCGGAGTTCGGGCGCTGGGTCGGGGCAAGTGTGCACGACGTCGGGCAGGTGGTCGCCACCGCGCAGAGCGGCGGGGCGGACGCCCTGCGCGAAGCCGTCCTGGTCAAGCTGATGCGGGTCATGCTGCTGGCGCCGCTGGTCGCCGGGGTGGCGCTGGCAGTCGCCCGGCGTAAGGGCCCGTCGGGCGGAAAGGCCGGCCGGCCGCCGCTGGTGCCGCTCTTCGTGCTCGGCTTCCTCGCGATGATCGCGCTGCGCACCTGCGCCACCGTCCCGGACGGGCTGCTCACCCTGGCGCAGACCGGTCAGGAACTCCTGCTGGCGGCAGCGCTGTTCGGCCTGGGCAGCGCCGTCCACCTCCCCTCGCTGGCCCGTACGGGGGGCAGGGTCGCTGCGCTCGGGCTGGCCTCCTGGGTGGTGGTGGCCGGGGTCTCGTACGCGGGAGTGCTGCTGACCACCTGA
- a CDS encoding cysteine dioxygenase family protein — MTTSATVGTDERTERMHRLVGELREVVGRGLPPDLTAYLAGEKLAPHLGAADLLTDAQQVGDPDRYRQHIVHAEADGSFSLVALVWLPGQRTAIHDHVSWCATGVHLGQESECRYRLISDGRTARLVATEDVLNRQGVVCGFAPPGDIHRVQNSGTTTAISLHVYGADIARLGSSVRRVYQLPADER, encoded by the coding sequence ATGACAACTTCCGCCACCGTCGGCACCGACGAGCGCACAGAGCGTATGCACCGCCTGGTCGGCGAGCTGCGCGAAGTCGTCGGGCGCGGCCTGCCCCCCGACCTGACCGCCTACCTGGCCGGCGAGAAGCTCGCGCCCCACCTGGGCGCCGCCGACCTGCTCACCGACGCCCAGCAGGTGGGCGACCCAGACCGCTACCGCCAGCACATCGTGCACGCCGAGGCGGACGGCAGCTTCTCCCTCGTCGCCCTGGTCTGGCTGCCCGGGCAGCGGACGGCCATCCACGACCACGTCTCCTGGTGCGCGACCGGCGTCCACCTCGGCCAGGAGAGCGAATGCCGCTACCGGCTGATCTCCGACGGCCGCACCGCCCGCCTGGTCGCCACCGAGGACGTGCTCAACCGGCAGGGCGTGGTCTGCGGCTTCGCCCCGCCCGGCGACATCCACCGGGTGCAGAACTCCGGCACGACCACCGCGATCTCCCTCCACGTCTACGGCGCGGACATCGCCCGGCTCGGCAGCAGCGTCCGCCGGGTCTACCAGCTCCCCGCCGACGAGCGGTGA
- a CDS encoding LysR family transcriptional regulator: MFDSRHIRTFHEVVSTGSYSAAARALGYTQPAITQQMKALERSVGVPLFTRAGRGLRLTEAGEALSRHAEVILGSLNAAQQQLGALSRLRAGRVRLCAFPSANATLIPEAMARLLAEHPGVRVELLEAEPPDSVQRLLRGECDIALAFSYPGASGETPSELVEIPLMEDQLTILLPVGHQLARRHAVRLADLAQERWIAGCPRCRANLLQVCAEEGFAPDVVFTTDDNLAVQSLVAAGVGIALMPALVLSFMCHRKVTGRLVEPHLRRQVCAYVLREHLRVPATALVLDELRRAAAARVGC; this comes from the coding sequence GTGTTCGACTCACGGCACATCAGGACCTTCCACGAGGTCGTCAGCACCGGTTCCTACTCGGCGGCCGCCCGTGCCCTCGGCTACACCCAGCCCGCCATCACCCAGCAGATGAAGGCGCTGGAACGCTCCGTCGGCGTACCGCTCTTCACCCGGGCCGGCCGGGGGCTGCGTCTCACCGAGGCCGGCGAGGCACTCTCCCGGCACGCCGAGGTGATCCTCGGCAGTCTCAACGCCGCCCAGCAGCAGCTCGGCGCGCTCTCCCGGCTGCGCGCCGGGCGGGTACGGCTCTGCGCCTTCCCCAGTGCCAACGCCACCCTGATCCCCGAGGCGATGGCCCGGCTGCTCGCCGAGCACCCCGGCGTCCGGGTCGAGCTGCTCGAGGCCGAGCCGCCGGACTCGGTGCAGCGGCTGCTGCGCGGCGAGTGCGACATCGCGCTGGCCTTCAGCTACCCCGGTGCCTCGGGCGAGACCCCGTCCGAGCTGGTCGAGATCCCGCTGATGGAGGATCAGCTGACCATCCTGCTGCCGGTCGGCCACCAGCTCGCCCGGCGGCACGCCGTACGGCTCGCCGACCTGGCGCAGGAGCGCTGGATCGCCGGCTGCCCGCGCTGCCGCGCCAATCTGCTGCAGGTCTGCGCGGAGGAGGGCTTCGCCCCGGACGTCGTCTTCACCACCGACGACAACCTCGCCGTGCAGAGCCTGGTCGCGGCAGGCGTCGGCATCGCCCTGATGCCCGCCCTGGTCCTCTCCTTCATGTGCCACCGCAAGGTCACCGGCCGGCTGGTCGAGCCGCACCTGCGCCGCCAGGTCTGCGCGTACGTGCTGCGCGAGCACCTGCGGGTCCCGGCCACCGCACTGGTGCTGGACGAGCTGCGCCGCGCGGCGGCGGCGCGAGTGGGCTGCTGA
- a CDS encoding lipopolysaccharide assembly protein LapA domain-containing protein — MTKTSGGSSSRGSRKGEIAGIPNRVIAIGVIVILAVWFLFANLERVKIQFWVFTVTAPLWIALLATLAAGAVLGWLLKGRSER, encoded by the coding sequence GTGACCAAGACTTCAGGCGGTTCGTCATCACGCGGGTCCAGGAAGGGCGAGATCGCGGGCATCCCGAACAGGGTGATCGCGATCGGGGTGATCGTGATCCTGGCGGTCTGGTTCCTGTTCGCCAACCTCGAGAGGGTGAAGATCCAGTTCTGGGTCTTCACCGTCACCGCCCCGCTCTGGATCGCCCTGCTGGCCACCCTGGCCGCGGGCGCTGTGCTCGGCTGGCTCCTCAAGGGCCGGAGCGAGAGGTAG